In Myxococcus stipitatus, the following are encoded in one genomic region:
- a CDS encoding AraC family ligand binding domain-containing protein, giving the protein MAMEWDGYSAAQVWRPVSYPGLVLYRVSGRATSQSLHVHDELQLTLDAAHAQEVSCGGVRLTAPPGSLVVIPPGEVHALRAEGGRPGVLCGMLVPSAFLTEHTQPTSEGDEVAEREESLPGGGAVLDDPEVARDFVALHRALRAPGPFVEPRLWALLAVLLSRLGPGRERLRRGSAAYQAAT; this is encoded by the coding sequence ATGGCGATGGAGTGGGACGGGTATTCGGCGGCGCAAGTCTGGCGCCCGGTGTCGTATCCGGGGTTGGTGCTGTACCGCGTGAGTGGTCGAGCGACGTCCCAGTCACTGCATGTCCACGATGAGCTTCAGCTCACGCTGGATGCCGCACACGCGCAGGAGGTGTCGTGTGGCGGCGTACGGCTGACGGCCCCGCCGGGCAGCCTGGTGGTGATTCCCCCGGGGGAGGTCCATGCGCTGCGCGCCGAAGGGGGACGCCCTGGGGTGCTGTGCGGGATGTTGGTTCCCTCGGCGTTCCTGACTGAACACACGCAGCCCACGTCCGAGGGGGACGAGGTGGCCGAGCGGGAGGAGTCGTTGCCCGGGGGCGGGGCGGTGCTCGACGACCCGGAGGTGGCTCGGGACTTCGTCGCGCTGCACCGGGCGCTGCGGGCCCCAGGGCCGTTCGTGGAGCCCCGGCTCTGGGCCCTGTTGGCCGTGCTGCTGTCCCGCCTGGGGCCGGGACGGGAGCGGCTCAGGCGGGGGAGCGCGGCGTATCAAGCAGCGACGTGA
- a CDS encoding HD domain-containing phosphohydrolase gives MAKKLGERLIEAGLVNAGAVEQALEHQKITGHKLGDCLVELGLLQEAALLRFLAAEFQTRFVSADKLAKARIATEVLDRLPVRLAEAQNVLPLAVDPDRKLLSVVAAEPQNKALMDEIALVTGMSEVYAYVGLRGAIAAAIRKHYYGDPTAFAALLEAASAQSSPAESASRPGAAEHNRTSTGHRASLSFRMETDARMRMQRVGGGTQVGGRPSSTQRREPGGPRGLVSDIDYVETLGILVGLLEQDRQRHRGHSAQLARQAGIVGQRMGMPHKELAALSIAAYLHDLGKPSERHFSLASNAVNPEWKAQARAACRAPTKMFETVHLPTQVNTILAQLYEAWDGSGTPQGAKGEDITLGARILAAVDSFLELTKNPGNALGKAMTKDQALEHLRTNSGVLYDPVVADIVIQLQSGELLRHRLECDGRQVLVVEPDETARGELLEAVLKQGLVAHALSTQEGAQDGLARQDCDVLVVSLRLGQQEVLDLLQQARSTPETAGLPIAVVGEPDAPTRERLMMGGATELLPPGDKSTVAKAVRALLEDRVLHNGPGRVVRGSFDELPPRELLRTLGGGKKSGKLQLRQHTLEGSLHLEGGRVVFASFGGHTGEPALQALLKLKQADFQYDPDALLLDVPQMDQDLQALAGAVNAG, from the coding sequence ATGGCGAAGAAGCTGGGTGAGCGCCTCATCGAGGCGGGGCTCGTCAATGCCGGGGCCGTGGAGCAGGCCCTGGAGCACCAGAAGATCACCGGCCACAAGCTGGGGGATTGTCTGGTGGAGTTGGGGCTCCTCCAGGAAGCGGCCTTGCTGCGCTTCCTGGCCGCGGAGTTCCAGACGCGCTTCGTGAGCGCGGACAAGCTGGCCAAGGCGAGGATCGCCACCGAGGTGCTCGACCGGCTTCCGGTGCGTCTGGCCGAGGCGCAGAACGTGCTGCCCTTGGCGGTGGACCCGGACCGCAAGCTGCTGTCCGTCGTCGCCGCCGAGCCGCAGAACAAGGCGCTGATGGACGAGATTGCCCTCGTCACGGGCATGTCGGAGGTCTACGCGTACGTGGGCCTGCGCGGCGCCATCGCCGCGGCCATCCGCAAGCACTACTACGGCGACCCCACCGCCTTCGCCGCGCTGCTGGAGGCGGCGAGCGCCCAGTCGAGCCCCGCGGAGTCCGCTTCGCGCCCGGGCGCGGCCGAGCACAACCGCACCTCCACGGGCCACCGCGCCAGTCTGTCCTTCCGGATGGAGACGGACGCGCGCATGCGCATGCAGCGCGTGGGAGGCGGGACGCAGGTCGGTGGACGCCCGTCGTCGACGCAGCGACGCGAGCCCGGTGGGCCGCGTGGGCTGGTCAGCGACATCGACTACGTGGAGACCCTGGGCATCCTCGTGGGCCTGCTGGAGCAGGACCGCCAGCGCCACCGGGGACACTCCGCGCAGCTCGCGCGGCAGGCGGGCATCGTGGGCCAGCGCATGGGCATGCCCCACAAAGAGCTGGCCGCGCTGTCCATCGCCGCGTACCTGCACGACCTGGGCAAGCCCTCCGAGCGGCACTTCTCGCTCGCGAGCAACGCCGTCAATCCCGAGTGGAAGGCCCAGGCCCGCGCGGCCTGTCGCGCGCCCACCAAGATGTTCGAGACGGTGCACCTGCCCACGCAGGTCAACACCATCCTCGCGCAGCTCTATGAGGCCTGGGACGGCTCGGGCACCCCGCAGGGCGCCAAGGGCGAGGACATCACGCTGGGTGCTCGCATCCTCGCGGCGGTGGACAGCTTCCTGGAGCTGACCAAGAACCCGGGCAACGCGCTGGGCAAGGCGATGACGAAGGACCAGGCCCTGGAGCACCTGCGGACGAACTCCGGCGTGCTCTATGACCCGGTGGTCGCGGACATCGTCATCCAGTTGCAGAGCGGTGAGCTGCTGCGTCACCGGCTGGAGTGCGATGGCCGGCAGGTGCTCGTGGTCGAACCGGACGAGACGGCTCGCGGTGAGCTGCTGGAGGCGGTGTTGAAGCAGGGCCTGGTGGCCCATGCGCTCTCCACGCAGGAAGGGGCCCAGGACGGCCTCGCCCGGCAGGACTGTGACGTGCTGGTGGTGAGCCTGCGGCTGGGACAGCAGGAAGTGTTGGACCTGCTCCAGCAGGCGCGCTCCACGCCGGAGACGGCGGGATTGCCCATCGCCGTGGTGGGTGAGCCGGATGCCCCCACGCGCGAGCGGCTGATGATGGGCGGTGCGACGGAGCTGTTGCCTCCCGGAGACAAGTCCACGGTGGCGAAGGCGGTGCGCGCGCTCCTCGAGGACCGGGTGTTGCACAACGGCCCGGGCCGGGTGGTGCGTGGCAGCTTCGACGAGCTTCCTCCGCGTGAGCTGCTGCGCACGCTGGGCGGCGGCAAGAAGAGCGGCAAGCTCCAGCTTCGTCAGCACACGCTGGAGGGCTCGCTCCACCTCGAGGGTGGCCGCGTCGTCTTCGCGTCCTTCGGTGGCCACACCGGAGAGCCGGCGCTTCAGGCGCTGCTGAAGCTGAAGCAGGCCGACTTCCAGTACGACCCGGACGCGCTGCTGCTGGACGTGCCGCAGATGGACCAGGACCTTCAGGCCCTGGCCGGCGCCGTCAACGCAGGTTGA
- a CDS encoding HEAT repeat domain-containing protein, protein MTDWRAERDRALLTLEREKRPAFRAEAAEQLHHLAAEAPSRAADFMEVVPRLLSDSQPEVKRSGVALATVVLPPEEMTALLIARLRDEESLVRLEATGRLADLARPELRGALAGMLEDSVPEVRFEAARGIAALKHPAGLEVLIDALDADLLRFRALGALAELEDPRALPAVKRLFGRWLLPAFDRTQAAGVLAKLGDSDGVTHLFQRSRKKWSQDRALAVELLGEVKAPGALERLKAILDDVKDSCRGAAARGLGRLGDTRALPWLVALLKDTSAQEEDRLDAADGLWRLGGPESREHVRAAVSTFTSPEARQELEELFQEDT, encoded by the coding sequence GTGACGGATTGGCGTGCGGAGCGGGACCGGGCCTTGTTGACGCTGGAGCGCGAGAAGCGTCCGGCGTTCAGAGCGGAGGCGGCCGAGCAGCTTCATCACCTCGCGGCGGAAGCCCCTTCGCGAGCCGCGGACTTCATGGAGGTGGTGCCGCGCCTGCTCTCGGATTCGCAGCCGGAGGTGAAGCGCTCCGGCGTGGCGTTGGCCACGGTGGTGTTGCCTCCCGAGGAGATGACGGCCCTCCTCATCGCCCGGCTGCGGGATGAGGAGTCGCTGGTGCGACTGGAGGCCACGGGCCGGTTGGCGGACCTGGCGCGGCCGGAGCTGCGCGGCGCCCTGGCGGGCATGCTCGAAGACTCCGTCCCAGAGGTCCGCTTCGAGGCCGCGCGAGGCATCGCCGCCCTCAAGCATCCGGCAGGGCTCGAGGTGCTCATCGACGCGCTCGACGCGGACCTGCTGCGCTTCCGCGCTCTCGGTGCCCTCGCGGAGCTGGAGGACCCACGCGCGCTCCCCGCCGTGAAGCGCCTGTTCGGCCGGTGGCTGCTGCCCGCCTTCGACCGGACCCAGGCCGCGGGCGTGTTGGCGAAGCTCGGCGATTCCGACGGTGTCACGCACCTCTTTCAGCGCTCGCGCAAGAAATGGAGCCAGGACCGAGCCCTCGCCGTGGAGTTGCTCGGCGAGGTGAAGGCTCCCGGCGCGCTCGAGCGGTTGAAGGCCATCCTCGATGATGTGAAGGACTCCTGCCGTGGCGCCGCCGCGCGGGGCCTGGGCCGTCTGGGGGACACGAGGGCGCTGCCCTGGCTGGTCGCGCTCCTCAAGGACACGAGTGCCCAGGAGGAAGATCGGCTGGACGCAGCCGATGGGTTGTGGCGCCTCGGGGGGCCGGAGAGCCGCGAGCACGTGCGCGCGGCGGTGAGCACCTTCACCTCGCCGGAGGCGCGGCAGGAATTGGAAGAGCTGTTTCAGGAGGACACATGA
- a CDS encoding NRDE family protein yields the protein MCTLVILRQVHPEWPLVLAANRDEFYARPATGPQVLMESPRAVGGRDVERGGSWMGVTNQGLFVGLTNQRGGRTQGSAPRSRGEVVLKALQAGGVDGVERYLDTLRGEDFLPFNLLYGDARTLRVAYARTGQSRLRREDVPPGIHVLPNDDLDSPALPKVGRAKRMAAELVNQPWPRVEAGLKALLADDQLPPLEQVPVPPEGEAFPRDFLQQLQALCIHTPTYGTRSSAIVALAPGRVGHYLTSDTSPCKGPWRDVTSLLDTPRSPA from the coding sequence ATGTGCACCCTCGTCATTCTTCGCCAGGTCCACCCCGAGTGGCCGCTGGTGCTCGCGGCCAACCGGGACGAGTTCTACGCGCGCCCGGCGACGGGCCCCCAGGTCCTGATGGAGTCTCCCCGCGCCGTGGGTGGACGCGACGTGGAGCGAGGGGGGAGCTGGATGGGAGTCACTAACCAAGGCCTCTTCGTGGGGCTGACCAACCAGCGCGGGGGACGGACGCAGGGCTCGGCGCCCCGCTCGCGGGGAGAGGTGGTGCTCAAGGCCCTCCAGGCAGGCGGCGTCGACGGCGTCGAGCGCTACCTGGACACGCTCCGCGGCGAGGACTTCCTCCCCTTCAACCTCCTCTACGGAGATGCCCGGACCCTCCGGGTGGCCTATGCCCGGACCGGCCAGTCCCGGCTGCGGCGCGAGGACGTGCCTCCTGGCATCCACGTCCTGCCCAATGACGACCTGGACTCCCCGGCCCTGCCCAAGGTCGGACGGGCGAAGCGAATGGCGGCGGAGCTGGTGAATCAACCCTGGCCCCGCGTCGAGGCGGGCCTGAAGGCCCTGCTGGCGGACGACCAGCTCCCCCCGCTGGAGCAGGTGCCAGTCCCGCCCGAGGGCGAAGCCTTTCCGCGCGACTTCCTCCAACAGCTCCAGGCGCTGTGCATCCACACCCCCACCTACGGCACGCGCTCCTCCGCCATCGTCGCGCTCGCGCCGGGGCGCGTGGGGCACTACCTGACGAGCGACACGTCCCCCTGCAAGGGCCCGTGGCGCGACGTCACGTCGCTGCTTGATACGCCGCGCTCCCCCGCCTGA
- the metG gene encoding methionine--tRNA ligase: protein MAERTLVTSALPYANGPIHLGHAVEYIQTDIYVRFLRSCGKEVVYFCADDTHGTPIELNAAKQGLKPEAFIARFQDEHQKDFHDLDVRFDYFHSTNSPENRHYAELIYGKLKDQGDIERRDVEQTYCEKDRRFLPDRFIKGTCPNCKATDQYGDACEKCGKAYSPTDLIEPRCALCGTPPVRKSSEHLFFKLSRHADFLQAQLKKPGFLHPGLAAQLQGFFEKGLADWDISRDGPYFGFAIPGETDKYFYVWLDAPIGYIATTEKWAKETGKAKSALDYWAKDSGARIVHFIGKDIVYFHALFWPAVLEVAGLHVPNEIKVHGHLTLNGEKMSKTRGNFVSARDYLNQLDPSYLRYFYAANLGAGVEDLDLNLKDFRLRVNGELVNNVGNLANRALSLLAGPLGGTLAPGRTEGAGRSLVESVLARVPEVREAFEKLEYRNAIRVITDIASAANAFVQAQAPWALVKKDAEAARADLSDAADVVYLLGALLAPVTPRLSEKLFAQLGAPPLTFQALEGAKYPLLDRSHPIGTPEPLLPRLEEDRVNAILAVSGNAVAPAAEPKKAEGGKEKKAEKKAAEATPAAAPAPAAGAEASSGEIEYADFAKVVLKSGKVLAAEKVPKADKLLKLSVDVGEATGPRTIVSGIAEAFAPESLVGRNVVVVANLKPRSLKGIESKGMLLTAGPGGKDLSLLDPGNVPPGSDVK from the coding sequence ATGGCGGAGAGAACCCTCGTCACCAGTGCGCTTCCGTACGCGAACGGCCCCATTCACCTTGGCCACGCCGTCGAGTACATCCAGACCGATATCTACGTCCGATTCCTTCGCTCGTGCGGCAAGGAGGTCGTCTACTTCTGCGCGGACGACACGCACGGCACGCCCATCGAGCTCAACGCGGCGAAGCAAGGACTCAAGCCCGAGGCGTTCATCGCCCGCTTCCAGGACGAGCACCAGAAGGACTTCCACGACCTGGACGTCCGCTTCGACTACTTCCACTCGACCAACTCGCCGGAGAACCGCCACTACGCGGAGCTCATCTACGGGAAGTTGAAGGACCAGGGCGACATCGAGCGCCGGGACGTCGAGCAGACGTACTGCGAGAAGGACCGCCGCTTCCTGCCGGACCGCTTCATCAAGGGCACCTGTCCCAACTGCAAGGCGACGGACCAGTACGGCGACGCCTGTGAGAAGTGTGGCAAGGCCTACAGCCCCACGGACCTCATCGAGCCGCGCTGTGCGCTCTGTGGAACGCCGCCGGTGCGCAAGTCGTCCGAGCACTTGTTCTTCAAGCTCTCGAGGCATGCGGACTTCCTCCAGGCGCAGTTGAAGAAGCCCGGCTTCCTCCACCCGGGCCTGGCCGCCCAGCTCCAGGGCTTCTTCGAGAAGGGCCTGGCGGACTGGGACATCAGCCGCGACGGGCCCTACTTCGGCTTCGCCATCCCGGGCGAGACGGACAAGTACTTCTACGTCTGGCTGGATGCGCCCATCGGCTACATCGCGACGACGGAGAAGTGGGCGAAGGAGACGGGCAAGGCGAAGAGCGCGCTGGACTACTGGGCCAAGGACAGCGGCGCGCGCATCGTGCACTTCATCGGGAAGGACATCGTCTACTTCCACGCCCTGTTCTGGCCGGCGGTGCTCGAGGTCGCGGGACTCCACGTTCCGAATGAGATCAAGGTCCACGGGCACCTCACGCTCAACGGCGAGAAGATGTCGAAGACGCGTGGCAACTTCGTGTCCGCGCGCGACTACCTCAACCAGTTGGACCCCAGCTACCTGCGCTACTTCTACGCGGCCAACCTGGGCGCGGGCGTGGAGGACCTGGACCTCAACCTCAAGGACTTCCGTCTGCGGGTGAACGGGGAGTTGGTCAACAACGTGGGCAACCTGGCCAACCGGGCCCTGTCGCTCTTGGCTGGTCCGCTGGGCGGGACGCTGGCCCCGGGCCGCACCGAGGGGGCGGGCCGTTCGCTGGTGGAGTCCGTGCTCGCGCGAGTCCCCGAGGTTCGCGAAGCGTTCGAGAAGCTCGAGTATCGCAACGCCATCCGTGTCATCACGGACATCGCGTCGGCGGCGAATGCCTTCGTGCAGGCGCAAGCGCCGTGGGCGCTGGTGAAGAAGGACGCGGAAGCGGCCCGCGCCGACCTGTCGGACGCGGCCGATGTCGTGTACCTGCTGGGTGCGTTGCTCGCGCCGGTGACGCCTCGACTGTCGGAGAAGCTGTTCGCGCAGTTGGGCGCGCCGCCGCTGACCTTCCAGGCGTTGGAGGGGGCGAAGTATCCGCTGCTGGACCGCAGCCATCCCATCGGTACTCCGGAGCCGCTGTTGCCGCGCCTGGAGGAGGACCGCGTGAACGCCATCCTCGCGGTGTCCGGAAACGCCGTCGCGCCGGCCGCCGAGCCGAAGAAGGCGGAAGGTGGCAAGGAGAAGAAGGCCGAGAAGAAGGCGGCCGAAGCCACCCCAGCCGCGGCGCCTGCTCCGGCGGCGGGTGCGGAGGCCTCGTCGGGCGAGATTGAGTACGCGGACTTCGCCAAGGTGGTGCTCAAGTCGGGCAAGGTGCTCGCGGCGGAGAAGGTTCCGAAGGCGGACAAGCTGCTCAAGCTCTCGGTCGACGTGGGTGAGGCGACGGGTCCTCGGACCATCGTCTCCGGTATCGCGGAGGCGTTCGCTCCCGAGTCGCTCGTGGGGCGCAATGTGGTGGTGGTCGCGAACCTGAAGCCGCGCAGCCTGAAGGGCATCGAGTCGAAGGGCATGCTCCTGACGGCCGGGCCTGGGGGCAAGGACCTGTCCTTGTTGGACCCGGGCAACGTTCCTCCGGGCAGCGACGTGAAGTGA
- a CDS encoding class I SAM-dependent rRNA methyltransferase — protein MLSTYLSRDAARRLRHGAPWLQREDIVSMEGTPEPGELVQLRDEDGAVLGLGDVDLEAARAVRRLGLPDESVEGLIPRHLRHAFERRGRLVDDPRFCRVVNDDGDGLPGLIVDRYDAHFVVQTLTRSMDARHQEITRALVEVTGAGSVLLRNDTPRRRALGLPTQRPHVLYGTPPRWCRLLELGARFTVDLTYGQGTGYAYDQRELRRVVGRMAWDGRVLDVNCNVGGLFVHAGLHGARHILAFDADADAADLARENAEANGLLGRVFVEKGTALQALRAVRETFDLVLLDTSRVASAEEFVEHIQYALRRTRHGGRLLVVGYHPPLPPGGFDELVATACETEARIATRLARPGLPPDHPTLVGSPGAEYLEAVALEVT, from the coding sequence CCTATCTGTCCCGGGATGCCGCCCGCCGCCTGCGCCATGGAGCCCCGTGGCTGCAACGCGAGGACATCGTGTCCATGGAGGGCACGCCCGAGCCCGGTGAGCTCGTGCAGCTCCGGGACGAGGACGGCGCGGTGCTGGGCCTGGGCGACGTGGACCTGGAGGCCGCGCGCGCCGTGCGCCGGCTGGGCCTTCCGGACGAATCCGTCGAAGGGCTCATCCCCCGCCACCTCCGTCACGCCTTCGAGCGGCGCGGCCGGCTGGTGGACGACCCGCGCTTCTGCCGGGTGGTGAACGACGACGGTGACGGGCTGCCCGGCCTCATCGTGGACCGGTACGACGCCCACTTCGTGGTCCAGACCCTCACGCGCTCCATGGACGCGCGCCACCAGGAAATCACCCGCGCGCTGGTGGAGGTGACGGGCGCGGGCTCGGTGCTGCTGCGCAATGACACGCCGCGACGGCGCGCGCTGGGCCTGCCGACCCAGCGGCCCCATGTGCTCTACGGCACCCCACCCCGCTGGTGCCGTCTCCTGGAGCTGGGGGCCCGCTTCACCGTGGACCTCACCTATGGCCAGGGCACCGGCTACGCGTATGACCAGCGCGAGTTGCGGCGCGTCGTCGGCCGCATGGCCTGGGACGGACGGGTGCTGGACGTCAACTGCAACGTCGGCGGCCTCTTCGTCCACGCGGGGTTGCATGGGGCCCGGCACATCCTGGCCTTCGACGCGGACGCGGACGCGGCGGACCTGGCCCGGGAGAACGCCGAGGCCAATGGCCTGCTCGGCCGGGTGTTCGTCGAGAAAGGCACCGCCCTCCAGGCCCTGCGCGCCGTCCGGGAGACCTTCGACCTGGTGTTGCTGGACACGTCCCGGGTGGCCTCCGCCGAGGAATTCGTCGAGCACATCCAGTACGCGCTGCGTCGCACCCGCCATGGGGGACGGCTGCTCGTGGTCGGCTACCACCCACCACTCCCGCCCGGTGGTTTCGACGAGCTGGTCGCCACGGCCTGTGAAACCGAGGCGCGCATCGCCACCCGGCTGGCCCGCCCCGGGCTTCCGCCGGACCACCCGACGCTGGTGGGTTCCCCGGGTGCGGAATACCTCGAAGCCGTGGCACTCGAAGTGACTTGA
- a CDS encoding TatD family hydrolase codes for MRLVDAHCHLEVKDFADVAPVLERARAAGLVHAIVVGQFHGPGQWGNALELAAAHPEFLSPTLGIHPHEAARATEDDLATLERTCARPEVRAVGEAGLDYYYDHSPREAQARIFRHQCELAVKLGKPLVVHVRDAHEDCDAILGEAAVSKGVIHCFTGDTDAARRYLDRGFFLSLSGVITYKKTEALQDAVRFAPLDRLMVETDSPYLAPVPHRGRKNEPSHVLETARKLAELKGVALETVTEVTTANASALFNLNLR; via the coding sequence ATGAGACTGGTGGATGCGCATTGCCACCTGGAAGTGAAGGACTTCGCGGACGTGGCCCCGGTGCTCGAGCGGGCGCGGGCCGCGGGGCTGGTCCACGCCATCGTCGTGGGGCAGTTCCACGGCCCGGGGCAGTGGGGCAACGCGCTGGAGTTGGCCGCCGCCCATCCGGAGTTCCTGTCGCCCACGCTCGGCATCCATCCGCACGAGGCCGCGCGGGCGACCGAGGATGACCTCGCCACGCTCGAGCGCACCTGTGCCCGCCCCGAGGTCCGCGCGGTGGGCGAAGCGGGCCTCGACTACTACTACGACCATTCCCCCCGCGAGGCGCAGGCGCGCATCTTCCGGCACCAGTGCGAGCTCGCGGTGAAGCTGGGCAAGCCGCTGGTCGTGCATGTGCGAGACGCGCACGAGGACTGCGACGCGATTCTCGGCGAGGCGGCGGTCTCCAAGGGTGTCATCCACTGCTTCACGGGCGACACGGACGCGGCGCGGCGCTACCTGGACCGGGGCTTCTTCCTCTCGCTGTCCGGAGTCATCACCTACAAGAAGACGGAGGCGCTCCAAGACGCGGTGCGCTTCGCGCCCTTGGACCGGTTGATGGTGGAGACGGACAGCCCCTACCTCGCGCCCGTGCCACACCGGGGACGGAAGAACGAGCCCTCCCACGTGCTGGAGACCGCGCGGAAGCTCGCGGAGCTCAAGGGCGTGGCGCTGGAGACGGTGACGGAAGTCACCACCGCCAACGCCTCGGCCCTCTTCAACCTCAACCTGCGTTGA
- a CDS encoding 3'-5' exoribonuclease YhaM family protein, translating into MTNENVQETATPTPAGSVETVRKVYAADLREKDRVNTVFRVTKKEKVTARSGKVFLAMSLADKSGEVDARVFDKVDALEPAFQSGDYVLLTGSVIQFHGRTQIVVETVERLDPEPLDPKEFEPPPAPPPEAKAAAEAKPAPEARPAAEKAEKADARHEGGGGARAVGLIREIVTERVNDPFVKQLLVAFLDDPQVSAGLVVAPAAKGMHHAWRGGLAEHLLSVMRLTLRVADHYPMADRDLLLAGALLHDVMKVAEISPDKGFDYTDEGKLVGHLVMTAQKIREKTLAIPGFPPLLEQHITHLVIAHHGQLEYGSPKVPVTLEAHIVHALDSLDSRIASWLEAMQRDPNDKWTEVQRHYERQLWKGPVPTVRGRAPVEGGARRKSREEKRKARGDKAPQQGSVASAPAAEGAAQAPREEQPRPPRKERPPREERQAREERPPRPPREERPPREDRPPREERPPRDVSTLPKELTFKPFSTLTSIPPASKNGEGSSES; encoded by the coding sequence ATGACCAACGAAAACGTCCAAGAGACCGCGACCCCCACCCCGGCAGGTTCCGTCGAGACCGTCCGCAAGGTGTACGCGGCCGACCTGCGTGAGAAGGACCGCGTCAACACCGTCTTCCGTGTCACCAAGAAGGAGAAGGTGACGGCCCGGAGCGGCAAGGTGTTCCTGGCCATGTCGCTCGCCGACAAGAGCGGCGAGGTGGATGCGCGTGTCTTCGACAAGGTGGACGCGCTCGAGCCCGCCTTCCAATCTGGCGACTACGTCCTCCTCACCGGCAGCGTCATCCAGTTCCATGGCCGCACCCAGATCGTGGTGGAGACCGTGGAGCGGCTGGACCCCGAGCCCCTGGACCCCAAGGAGTTCGAGCCGCCCCCCGCGCCGCCTCCGGAGGCCAAGGCCGCCGCCGAGGCGAAGCCCGCCCCCGAGGCCAGGCCCGCCGCCGAGAAGGCCGAGAAGGCCGACGCCCGTCACGAGGGTGGTGGTGGCGCCCGCGCCGTGGGGCTCATCCGCGAAATCGTCACCGAGCGGGTGAATGACCCGTTCGTGAAGCAGCTGCTCGTGGCGTTCCTGGACGACCCCCAGGTCTCCGCGGGACTGGTGGTGGCGCCCGCGGCCAAGGGCATGCACCACGCGTGGCGCGGTGGCCTGGCCGAGCACCTCCTGTCGGTGATGCGGCTGACGCTGCGGGTGGCGGACCACTACCCCATGGCGGACCGCGACCTGCTGCTGGCCGGCGCGCTGCTGCACGACGTGATGAAGGTCGCCGAAATCTCGCCGGACAAGGGCTTCGACTACACCGACGAGGGCAAGCTCGTGGGCCACCTGGTGATGACGGCCCAGAAGATTCGCGAGAAGACGCTGGCCATCCCCGGCTTCCCGCCGCTCTTGGAGCAGCACATCACGCACCTGGTCATCGCCCACCACGGGCAGCTCGAGTACGGCAGCCCCAAGGTGCCGGTGACGCTGGAGGCGCACATCGTCCACGCGCTGGACTCACTCGACTCGCGCATCGCCTCGTGGCTGGAGGCCATGCAGCGCGACCCCAACGACAAGTGGACGGAGGTGCAGCGCCACTACGAGCGGCAGCTCTGGAAGGGCCCGGTGCCCACCGTCCGGGGCCGCGCGCCCGTGGAGGGTGGCGCGCGCCGCAAGTCGCGTGAGGAGAAGCGCAAGGCCCGGGGTGACAAGGCTCCGCAGCAGGGCTCGGTGGCCTCCGCTCCCGCCGCCGAGGGCGCCGCTCAGGCTCCGCGCGAGGAGCAGCCGCGTCCGCCCCGGAAGGAGCGCCCGCCTCGAGAGGAGCGCCAGGCCCGGGAGGAGCGTCCGCCCCGACCGCCGCGCGAGGAGCGTCCCCCCCGCGAGGACCGCCCCCCCCGCGAGGAGCGTCCACCGCGCGACGTGAGCACCCTGCCGAAGGAGCTGACCTTCAAGCCCTTCAGCACGCTGACGTCGATACCGCCCGCCTCCAAGAACGGCGAGGGTTCTTCGGAAAGCTGA